The Planctomycetia bacterium nucleotide sequence TAAAGATTCGTTTTGCAGGAACCTAAATGTGCGTTCGTCGAAATGAGCGAGCGTCGCCGACGACCACCATCGCCGCAACACCATCGGCCTGAAGTTCCGCAGCCGTCGCACGAGCCTCGTCGTGGCACCGCTATCGGTGACGAGGGCGACTTTGGAGCGAGCGGCGGACGGTTCTAGTGGATGTGGCATGAGATACTTGAATCGACTTTCATCACGACGATTCTGTTTATTTATCCATATTCAAAGAGGGCGTAACCATCTCATTTGAAGTGCGATCCTTCTGAGATATAGCTGGATTTTCTCCTCGCAACTTCTTTTCATAGCCGAGCATGGTGCCGACGTAGCCATGGATCGTCTTTGTATGGTTGTTACCTAATGTGAAACCTCCATCGATATAGAAAATCTCTCCCTTGTCGGCCTTTAGCTGTTCTTCCGTGAAGCCTCTACCCATCGGGAAACCATTCTGTATCGAAGTGCCGTCTTCGTAGCTCGCTGTTTGCTTATGCCATTCATGGAAGGGCTGCAAGGACTTCACTCGCAAGGTACCATCGGCTTGAATTGCATAGGTAAATCTACCGTCCTTTACGTGAATACGTTGACCACGTGCCGGATCGAGAATGATTTTGATATCACCGGTAAAACCATTCGGTATGACCAAATGAACCGGTGTTTCATCAAGAAAGCAACCGCGCAAGCAAACCCAAAATAGAGCCACGACGATCAGCAACTGAGCGTACTTGCGAAACATCGAAGAACTCATGAGCAAGAAACGCGAGACCTCATGGCCACATCAAGCAACGTGCGTTTGTTGAAGCCATTAGAACATGGAGTCGTCCTGCTTGGCGAGCACCTTCGGCGTCACCCCTTTGAGCTCAGCGGCACCACTCCGTCCCAATGCGGCGGCGGGGTTCTGCCGTGTTGGGCGATAAAGACCGTGAGGAAGTCTTTCACTCGGTCTCTCGCCGGTACGGCGTGGAGCATTTCCAGCGCTTCGCTCCAGTTGCCGGCGATGAAGTGGTCGAGTCCTTGCTCGTAGTTCGCGATGTGTTCATCCGTCAGCGGCGAGGTCGGGCCCATCGGGGGCAGGAGCTCGCTCACTTCGACGAACCCGTCGGTTCCATAGGGGCGCACCCGCGCGACGCGTCGGCAGCGCGCGATCGTCGGCGAGACGCTGCTGCGGACCATCACGGCCGTCGCTTCGTCGAGCAGGATCGGCGCGTGCAGGAGCTTCGTCATCCCTTCCAAGCGCGAAGCGAGGTTCACGACCGGCCCGAAGACCGTGACCTTCACTTGATCGACGGTGCCGATGCGCCCGGCGACGGCGCGGCCCGAGGCGAGCCCGACCCCCATGCGGAAATCGGCCAAGGGATGGCCGGGCTGCGTCGAGGCCGTTTCCAGTTCGCGGCGCACCGCGAGCGCCGCGTTGCACGCGCGCACGACGGCATCGTGCTGCGGCAAGGGCCAGCCCCAGAAACCCATCGCGGCATCGCCGTGAAAGTCGCCGAGCACGCCCCCCTGCTCCAAAATCTGATGCGTCATTACGCCGAGAGCCCGACTCACGCGCTCGAGCAACCCGAGCAGATCGTCGGCGTTGCGCTGCATGGCGAGCGTGAAGCCGCGGAGATCGCAGAACATCACGCAGACATCGGCCTCGCGCGGCGCGAGCACGAGATCGGGATCGGCCGTTTGCATCGCGCCGAGCACGGCCGGCGCAAAGAAGTTGCTCAGCGCCGCTTGGCGACGTCGCAAGTGCTCGCTCTGTCGGAGCGCCGCTAAGACCGAGGCGACGAGCTCGCTGAACTTCACGTCTTCGC carries:
- a CDS encoding adenylate/guanylate cyclase domain-containing protein; translated protein: MADLIAQGSRPHHRWRRTLVPDEAVTLGRDCGAWSVTWDERISRRHCELVLRKGKLFVRRLPTARNPVFVGGNDPAEFELRPGEHFVIGETTFTFADDRIRVGREGPQPLEEKTFSPQYLERVRYRNADQRLEVLSRLPEVISGAGNDEELFVRLVNLLLSGIARANVVAITAVEAEVADPEDTKSHPTGREQVRVLHWDRRHHTAGDFQPSQRLILEAIRRKQSVLHVWNTGTSGTSGSFTMTEEADWAFCTPIVGEACRGWSLYVAGRYHGPAGLSVTPSDPSDLREDVKFSELVASVLAALRQSEHLRRRQAALSNFFAPAVLGAMQTADPDLVLAPREADVCVMFCDLRGFTLAMQRNADDLLGLLERVSRALGVMTHQILEQGGVLGDFHGDAAMGFWGWPLPQHDAVVRACNAALAVRRELETASTQPGHPLADFRMGVGLASGRAVAGRIGTVDQVKVTVFGPVVNLASRLEGMTKLLHAPILLDEATAVMVRSSVSPTIARCRRVARVRPYGTDGFVEVSELLPPMGPTSPLTDEHIANYEQGLDHFIAGNWSEALEMLHAVPARDRVKDFLTVFIAQHGRTPPPHWDGVVPLSSKG